A genomic segment from Paramixta manurensis encodes:
- a CDS encoding CaiB/BaiF CoA transferase family protein codes for MQPLSGLIVLDFSQFLAGPSAALRLADMGARVIKIERPGSGDACRQLSLRNQMVGGDSLLFHTINRGKQSFTANLKDPHDLAEVKKLIAQADVLIENFRPGVMEKMGLDFSTVSALNPRLVYASVTGYGTRGPWAKKPGQDLLIQAMSGLAWLNGNADQPPTPFALSVADSLAGAHLVEGILACLLRRGKTQRGGRVEISLMESLLSMQFEVLTTWLNDGHQPPRRCAKNNAHAWLSAPYGIYQTQDGYLALAMGSISQLADIFASERLAAWPDPNSWFHDRDAIKAVIADILINQPTSHWLRLLEQHGYWCADVYDWQTLTASEGFQALAMTQCVPLGADREITLLKSPLRFNGVRPAITHCAPGLGADTSQIRADFHLEEHDQ; via the coding sequence ATGCAGCCATTGTCAGGTTTAATCGTGCTGGATTTCAGCCAGTTTCTGGCCGGGCCATCGGCGGCGCTGCGGCTAGCGGATATGGGTGCACGGGTGATTAAAATTGAGCGCCCCGGCAGCGGTGACGCCTGTCGACAGTTGAGCTTAAGAAATCAAATGGTTGGTGGCGACAGTCTGCTGTTTCATACCATTAATCGTGGCAAACAGAGTTTTACCGCAAATCTGAAGGATCCACACGATCTGGCCGAGGTGAAAAAACTTATCGCCCAGGCCGATGTGCTGATTGAAAACTTTCGTCCGGGGGTGATGGAAAAAATGGGTCTCGATTTCTCAACCGTCAGCGCGCTAAACCCACGGCTGGTTTACGCCTCGGTGACCGGTTATGGCACGCGTGGCCCGTGGGCGAAGAAGCCCGGTCAGGATCTATTAATTCAGGCGATGTCGGGGTTAGCCTGGCTTAACGGCAACGCCGATCAACCCCCTACTCCATTCGCCCTCTCGGTCGCCGATTCACTGGCGGGCGCGCATCTGGTTGAAGGCATTCTGGCGTGTCTGCTGCGCAGAGGTAAAACGCAGCGTGGCGGTCGGGTGGAAATCAGCCTCATGGAGTCATTGCTCAGCATGCAGTTTGAAGTGCTAACTACGTGGCTCAATGACGGGCATCAACCCCCACGCCGCTGCGCGAAGAATAATGCGCACGCTTGGCTGAGCGCGCCTTACGGTATTTACCAAACACAAGATGGCTATCTTGCGTTGGCAATGGGCTCGATAAGCCAACTGGCAGACATTTTTGCCTCAGAGAGGTTAGCCGCCTGGCCCGACCCGAACAGTTGGTTTCATGACCGCGATGCCATTAAAGCCGTTATTGCTGACATTTTAATTAATCAGCCAACCTCTCACTGGCTCAGGCTGCTGGAGCAACATGGTTACTGGTGTGCCGATGTCTATGACTGGCAGACGCTAACCGCCAGCGAAGGTTTTCAGGCGCTGGCAATGACACAGTGCGTTCCGCTTGGCGCTGACCGCGAGATCACCTTGCTGAAAAGTCCGTTGCGCTTTAACGGGGTACGCCCCGCAATTACCCACTGCGCGCCCGGTTTGGGGGCAGACACCAGCCAGATAAGGGCAGACTTTCATCTGGAGGAGCACGATCAATGA
- a CDS encoding CaiB/BaiF CoA transferase family protein, producing the protein MKPLEGIKVLDFSQFLSGPSAALRLADLGAEVTKIENPDGGDICRRLYISELQIDGDSSLFHAINRNKKSLTVDLKASSAYHVLQPLIKEADVAIFNFRPGVAQRLGLDYPALKAINPGLVYGEISGYGDSGPWVSRPGQDLLVQALSGICYLNGNADQPPLPFGLSVSDLFAGEYLVQGILAGLVQRLSSAEGCRVQVSLLETILDLQFEVLTTWLNDGQQPPTRSAVNNANAYLAAPYGIYPTADGFIALAMASIPRLGILLDCPALAEFTDPHSAFTRRDEIKALLLNHLRQQPGDVWLARLEQEDIWCAKVMNWEQLVASEGFKALNMVQSLTLNSGKSLLTTRCPIKIDGEVFTSPLGAPPLGADNPI; encoded by the coding sequence ATGAAACCGCTTGAAGGAATAAAAGTCCTCGATTTTAGCCAGTTCCTGTCCGGGCCATCGGCGGCGCTGCGGCTGGCTGATTTGGGGGCTGAAGTGACCAAAATAGAGAACCCGGATGGCGGCGACATTTGCCGCCGGTTGTATATTTCCGAGCTACAAATTGATGGCGACAGTTCGCTGTTTCATGCGATTAACCGCAATAAAAAAAGCCTGACTGTCGATCTCAAAGCCTCCTCTGCGTATCACGTGTTACAGCCGTTGATCAAGGAGGCGGATGTCGCCATTTTTAATTTCCGGCCAGGAGTGGCGCAACGTTTGGGGCTGGATTACCCCGCGCTGAAGGCGATTAATCCCGGGCTGGTTTACGGTGAAATTTCAGGCTATGGCGATAGCGGGCCGTGGGTATCGCGCCCTGGGCAAGATTTGCTGGTGCAGGCGCTGTCAGGTATCTGCTATCTAAATGGCAATGCCGACCAGCCGCCCTTACCTTTCGGGCTTTCGGTATCCGACCTGTTTGCCGGCGAATATTTGGTACAGGGTATTCTGGCCGGTCTGGTGCAGCGCCTCTCCTCGGCTGAAGGCTGTCGGGTACAGGTCAGCCTATTGGAAACCATCCTTGATTTGCAATTTGAGGTATTAACCACATGGTTAAATGACGGGCAACAGCCGCCAACGCGCAGTGCAGTCAATAACGCTAACGCCTATCTCGCTGCGCCCTACGGCATCTACCCGACGGCTGACGGATTTATTGCGCTGGCGATGGCGTCGATTCCCCGTCTCGGCATATTGCTGGATTGCCCGGCGTTAGCCGAGTTTACCGACCCACATAGCGCGTTCACCCGCCGCGACGAGATCAAAGCGTTGTTGCTGAACCATTTACGCCAGCAGCCTGGCGATGTCTGGCTGGCGCGGCTAGAGCAAGAGGATATTTGGTGCGCGAAAGTGATGAACTGGGAACAACTGGTGGCTAGCGAAGGTTTCAAAGCGCTGAATATGGTGCAATCACTGACGCTTAACAGCGGGAAATCGCTGCTGACCACGCGCTGCCCAATCAAAATTGACGGCGAGGTTTTTACCAGCCCGCTCGGCGCGCCGCCACTCGGCGCCGATAATCCAATATAA
- a CDS encoding FadR/GntR family transcriptional regulator — MDVLALKKTTLTEQIMEQIASQIVSGKLKPGERLPNERAMGEMFDVTRSRVREALRALSLIGLIEIKPGDGSYVCENKPQLPEETISWIFHREIHNFDEVYAARKLIEEEVYLTAVSTASDDDVIRLQSLAEQMKAVPLQEEKPETYHRLLDEYDLLMGRICGNQIYDKLMQTIVMLRKDFSRKLLNTEGAIEHSLKLRMKIHEAFIQRDKVQLRKNLRLFYRSSRQFYESLVN; from the coding sequence GTGGATGTTTTGGCATTAAAAAAGACCACCCTGACTGAACAGATTATGGAGCAAATCGCCTCACAAATTGTCTCCGGCAAACTCAAACCTGGCGAGCGGTTACCTAATGAGCGGGCGATGGGCGAAATGTTTGATGTTACCCGTAGCCGGGTGCGTGAAGCGTTACGTGCGTTATCCTTGATTGGCTTAATTGAAATCAAACCCGGCGATGGCAGCTACGTTTGTGAAAATAAGCCACAACTGCCTGAAGAGACCATCAGTTGGATTTTCCATCGGGAAATTCACAATTTCGATGAAGTGTATGCCGCCCGTAAGCTGATTGAAGAAGAGGTCTATTTGACCGCAGTCAGCACCGCCAGTGACGATGACGTGATTCGTTTACAATCGCTGGCTGAACAGATGAAAGCGGTGCCGTTGCAAGAAGAGAAACCAGAAACGTATCATCGGCTCCTTGACGAATATGACTTGCTGATGGGCCGGATCTGCGGGAATCAGATCTACGATAAGCTGATGCAGACTATTGTGATGCTGCGTAAAGACTTTTCACGCAAGCTACTCAACACCGAAGGCGCTATTGAGCATAGCCTGAAATTACGCATGAAAATTCATGAGGCATTTATACAGCGCGATAAAGTTCAGTTACGCAAAAACTTGCGGCTATTTTACCGTTCATCGCGCCAGTTCTACGAGTCGCTGGTCAACTGA
- a CDS encoding MFS transporter yields MTPNTAMPWIMLVLGGICLRAGISSIAPMLDAIQARFHVSVGWLGLLTAIPVICMGALSTIGHRLEGRFGIKKTMVVSFLLLTIGLLLRLDINHFGLLLITAGCVGVADAVIRPLLSGFIKDKFPERIALAMSVYSASMGLGSASAAWLTPYVSEFADHHWGSGLAVWSLPALIALVIWFIGDVRPTQVAPAAATQPFSVTRAHILCFTLFFGLQAGINYVTLAWLPLFYIHMGMAVGSAGMLVAVCVIVQMITSLLLSTVTRLTGLTHPHAVVAFSLLTLVGIVLLFIPGAPFWLAPAIIGLATGGLFPLALIIPLDFTHNRQQATRLSGMTQSGGYILGGLAPWLTGLLSQWLGINLGFRAFLLFCALAVIVISLLVAKAYQTRDAERSATKDGV; encoded by the coding sequence ATGACGCCAAACACTGCCATGCCCTGGATAATGCTGGTTCTCGGAGGCATCTGCCTGCGGGCCGGTATTTCGTCCATTGCGCCGATGTTGGATGCCATTCAAGCCCGCTTTCACGTTTCGGTGGGTTGGCTAGGGTTGCTGACCGCCATACCGGTTATTTGCATGGGTGCGCTCTCAACCATTGGTCACCGACTGGAAGGGCGGTTTGGCATCAAGAAAACCATGGTCGTGTCCTTTCTTCTGCTTACCATTGGGTTACTGCTGCGGCTGGACATTAATCACTTTGGTCTTTTGCTGATTACCGCAGGTTGCGTCGGCGTGGCGGATGCCGTGATTCGTCCATTACTGTCTGGCTTTATTAAAGATAAATTTCCAGAACGTATTGCGCTGGCGATGAGTGTTTACTCCGCAAGTATGGGGCTGGGCTCTGCCTCCGCCGCCTGGCTGACGCCCTATGTTAGCGAGTTTGCCGACCATCACTGGGGAAGCGGGCTGGCGGTGTGGTCGCTCCCGGCATTAATCGCGCTGGTTATCTGGTTCATTGGCGATGTCAGACCCACGCAGGTTGCGCCTGCCGCCGCCACGCAGCCTTTCAGTGTGACCCGCGCTCACATTCTCTGTTTCACGCTATTTTTTGGTCTTCAGGCGGGTATCAACTACGTTACCCTCGCCTGGTTACCGCTGTTTTATATTCATATGGGAATGGCGGTAGGTAGCGCAGGGATGTTGGTGGCTGTCTGCGTTATTGTCCAGATGATAACCAGCCTATTGTTAAGCACGGTGACACGTCTCACTGGCCTGACTCATCCCCACGCGGTGGTCGCGTTCTCGCTGCTCACGCTGGTTGGGATTGTGTTACTGTTTATTCCCGGCGCCCCCTTTTGGTTAGCCCCTGCTATTATTGGGCTGGCGACCGGCGGTTTGTTCCCACTGGCCTTAATTATTCCATTGGATTTCACCCATAACCGTCAACAAGCGACACGATTATCGGGAATGACTCAGTCCGGCGGCTATATTCTTGGTGGCTTGGCCCCCTGGCTGACCGGTTTGTTAAGCCAATGGCTGGGGATTAATCTCGGTTTCCGGGCGTTTTTGCTGTTTTGCGCGCTGGCGGTGATCGTCATTAGTTTACTGGTGGCAAAGGCTTATCAAACGCGGGATGCAGAACGTAGCGCAACAAAAGATGGCGTGTAA
- a CDS encoding helix-turn-helix transcriptional regulator: MAHKKTRTPVEPESALMVPSDTESDFWVTEKQHPGGTHIIPHQHAHFAQLIFVISGCATFYFRDRVIIASQDQAVFIPCNQEHSIDITRHTALRTLSIFSPDDYHDHGDQPYRFQVGALLKALSDAVCLMTRGKPSNEKEQRLYHVLIDQLNQPHHPEIALPLPADPRVKKAIYLLANPDYLSCRMRQLCQQIGVGERTLTRLFIVSTGMTFTEYKRKIQIEQAISLLKEGHSVVDVALKVGYETQSGFIYAFKNHTGVSPLKFKKSDRHHAN; the protein is encoded by the coding sequence ATGGCGCACAAAAAAACGCGCACGCCGGTTGAACCGGAATCGGCGCTGATGGTGCCGAGCGATACGGAAAGTGATTTTTGGGTAACTGAAAAGCAGCATCCGGGCGGAACACATATCATCCCACACCAGCACGCGCATTTTGCACAACTCATTTTTGTGATTAGCGGATGCGCAACCTTCTATTTTCGCGATCGGGTCATTATTGCTTCTCAGGATCAGGCGGTTTTTATTCCCTGTAATCAGGAACACAGTATTGATATTACCCGCCATACCGCATTGCGTACCCTCAGCATTTTTTCACCAGACGATTATCATGACCACGGCGATCAACCTTACCGTTTTCAGGTCGGCGCCCTGCTTAAAGCACTCAGCGATGCAGTCTGTTTGATGACACGCGGCAAACCGAGTAATGAGAAAGAGCAACGGCTTTACCACGTCCTAATCGACCAGCTTAATCAGCCTCATCATCCAGAGATCGCTCTCCCTTTACCTGCCGATCCACGGGTTAAAAAAGCGATTTATCTCTTGGCAAACCCCGACTATTTATCTTGCCGAATGCGCCAGTTGTGCCAGCAAATTGGCGTGGGCGAAAGAACCCTGACGCGGCTTTTCATTGTCTCTACCGGCATGACGTTTACCGAATATAAACGCAAAATTCAGATAGAGCAGGCCATTTCGTTACTTAAAGAGGGCCACTCTGTGGTGGATGTCGCGCTAAAAGTGGGTTACGAAACGCAATCCGGTTTTATTTATGCGTTTAAAAACCACACCGGCGTTTCACCGCTTAAATTCAAAAAGAGCGATCGCCATCACGCCAACTGA